In the Rhea pennata isolate bPtePen1 chromosome 25, bPtePen1.pri, whole genome shotgun sequence genome, one interval contains:
- the FAM72A gene encoding protein FAM72A, with product MSGSGCTFEERSVAVLCCRFCQQVLSSRGMKAALLADTDVDLYSTDIPPSGTVDFIGSCYFTEICKCKLKNIACLKCGNIVGYHVISPCKPCLLSCNNGHFWMFHSQAVFGINRLDSSGVNVLLWGNLPDLEESTDEDTSCISEEEYIR from the exons atGTCGGGCAGCGGCTGCACCTTCGAGGAGCGGAGCgtggctgtgctgtgctgccgCTTCTGCCAGCAGGTGCTGAGCTCGCGGGGCATGAAGGCCGCGCTGCTGGCGGACACCGACGTCGACCTCTACTCCACCGACATCCCTCCCTCGGG TACTGTTGACTTCATTGGAAGCTGctatttcactgaaatctgCAAGTGCAAACTGAAGAACATCGCATGTTTAAAATG TGGTAACATTGTAGGTTATCACGTGATTTCTCCATGCAAACCTTGCCTGCTGTCCTGTAATAATGGCCACTTCTGGATGTTTCATAGCCAAGCAGTCTTTGGCATCAACAGACTAGATTCTTCTG GTGTGAATGTATTGCTCTGGGGCAACTTGCCAGATTTGGAGGAAAGCACAGATGAAGATACATCATGCATCTCTGAGGAGGAGTATATCAGATAA